The sequence TAGTGTTATAGAGAATACACGTACTCCATCATTTTGGCATCAATGCCACATTTTACTTGGGGAATCTTCAACACCGATCCGCAAACTTTCCGCATACGTTCGGAGAGACCGCGTTGCCCTGACCGTAGAAGTCATCCAATGCGGTTTTGTATCGATCCATGGCGCGGTTCGGACGTACTTTCTTCTGCAAACCCGGCGACAAATGtggggggctttgcgggagtctggGCTACTCTCACGTCCGCTTTCTGACCATCCTGGCCCACCGAAACCCCTCCTCCCTCACCCACCGTGTTTGCACAAACTTCATACGATTTGTTAAAAAAGAGGTTGAAATGTACGCACACCTACGGGTGGATGGTGGCTTCTCGCATCCGTGTCCGTGGACAGATGGATGAGAAATTTTGCGGGTTtctattggagatgcccttacatgaCATCCCCGCCTCGAGAGATGTAGTCATTATTCTAGCAAGTCCCCATACCTCAGAAGATACATTCCAAAGATTTTTGTGCACCATTTTCTTTGTCGCCTAAACACTACTCGTACATCTAAAACACAAACATATTCTCCCCAGCCTTCTATACTTAGGTTCATGGGCCAGCCCCATGCATATTTAACATAGCAGATGGTTTGAACACCGTTGGATCTCCGATCCGATGGGCCATGTGCTCCTGGAGCATGGGGGCATATAAGCTCCGGAAGCACCGCATCGCCAGCCATCTCAAACTTCCCTAAAAAAAATCTCAAACAGTCAAACTTCTTGGCCTCTTCCATCACCAGAACCACGTCATGGAGCTCTTCATCCTTGAGATCGGATTGAGTAGATTCTGACGAACGAAACACACGGGAATCGAGGGCCTCACACGTACCTTTTATTCCTCCTCCTCATTGTCGATTCTCTCCCCACCCCAAAGTAAACTAAGTTGTGTTCAAATAATTGCATGGCTTTTCTATTTCCTATCCTTACAAAAAATAATAATTACCTATATAAACATACCTATTTATATACGGAGATCCCTACATTTTATGGTACATTTTGTGAAGAGTAATGACCCACGTCACATAACCACCTGCACAAAATCGCATAAAACCATGTGTTTTACACACTGCAAAAACATGAACACTTGGCATGTGGCATTCAATAAAATCAGGAAATATAATTACTTTTTGGCTTGCACTTGTATTTTGCGGAATCTTTCAAATCCATGGAAATTTAACCAAAATTCATCCAAGCATTTTTTTAAGGCTATATCCAAACAATATCTGTCCAGGAAAATACCACTTGTGCAAATAAAGAAGCCAAGTGCCAATTTTCCTGGAACCTTCCGTCCTGGCGGCTCCAAACTCCTCTCCTCTCCAGCGCAAACATCCCTCTCCCCCGCTCCCTTTCCTCTTCTTGGCCGGACGGACACCCACCCCGAGCGAGCGCCTCCTCCAGGTACCGATCCATCCAACCATTCTTGTTTATTCGCGTCCGCGAGATCGAAATCCGCTAGCTTTCACCGGAATCTCCGAGTGTTTTCTCTCGATCGATTTTGTGTGTTCCTCATGGAGTCCAGCCGGCGCAAATTGGTATAGCTTGTGACGGAATAGAGGGTGGGTGGGCGAGATTCTCGCATTCTTCCGCCCGATTCGGGTTTTGGTTTCTCGAAATTGCTCCTGTTCAAGCAAATGCACGGCGGGGGGTGGGGGCTGTTCCTTCAATTATCTTGTGTGGAGCAATCTGCTATGATGCAGTTTCTAGGTTAGATGATTTGCGTTGAAGGCCCCCCGATTATTTGCTCATGGAGCAAAAAAATCTGAATGTTTCATGCCGTCGTTGGGAAATTAGGATGTTTTCGTTGGCACTGAAGATATGCGGATACAGACGGCATGATGCCGTGATTTCACAACCTTTACTTGAGAAGAAATTCATTGTCTAGCTTGCTCACAAGTCGGAGTATGGTCCGGCATAGATCCTTTGTGGTGTTTGAttgaatattactccctccgtccggaatcggttgacgctcaaacggatgtatctagacgtatttcagtgctagatacatccgtttgagcatcAACTAATTCAGGACGGAGGAAGTATGTGCTTGTATGAATGCTTGCAATTTCAGATTATTTTCCTTTTAGGGCCTGGGTTACTGTTTCGGTCGGCTGACACTTTGTTCATGTTCAGATTGTCCTGCAAAAATACTGCATTTTATGATCGGAGAACTTGTGAGGAGCTCCTAGAAGAAGAGCCAAGTTGATCCTGCAAAATTGGATAGCTGGTCCGGCAGGGCTGGCTTCAGAAGATCAGCCACGGCTCTAAGGAGAGTAACCCGTGTTACACCAAGAAGGGAAAGGCAATGTGTCCATCGCTTTCCTAAGTTTCTGCTTGCATCGCCTTCTTTCCACGGTGGCCGTGGTGCCCTCCCATCTGCAGGGGGGCATCCTTCTGATCTGACCTAccttgctggtggtggtgctgcacAATTCTGAAGTAGGCCTTTAGCATCATAGTTAGTTCAGTTAGTAGTCCATAATATTAAGAGTTGTAAGTATGGTGTCGGCCACCAAACTAGAAGGTGGATATTGTTTTCACAGCAAGAACTCTCCTCTCGATCAACCTGAAGGTAAATAAAAGTGCTTTGAACTTCCAAATGTTTCTCTCTTTTCGGAATGACTGTCTATAATATTCTTTAATCCTAGCATCATGAATTTCTTCTTTTGCCTGTGTAAAACTGTAATTGTCCTCTACACTGTTCTGGCACGAAAAACAAATTAGTATTTTTTTCTTGTCTAAGTATTTAGTCATCCTTTACTATTTTCTGGCaccaaaaacaaaaccaaaaaggaTGAGCTGTGTATGTAAACTTATCCGTTTGTTTTTCCACATATTTGAACTCTCTGCCGAGTTAGATAGCTACTCCCTCtgttagtgatctaaacgctcttatatttctttacggagggagtatgttatagTTGAATTCAATGATATGCGCCTGCTTTGATGCTACAGTTGCAGTTTGGAATACTGAAGTATCCCTAGATAATTTTACACAAGCACTTTCTTTTTACCAAACCTAGCTGTGTAATCACCTTTAACCCTTTAAAATAACAGCACATGGTCAGTTATATATTATTGTGGCATTGTAGTATTCATACATTTCTCTTTGAGCTTCAGGTGTGAAGATACATCTTTACCGTCTTGGAATAGAACAGTGTGAACATGATACCCTCAAAAGCTTTGCATGTGCTGGTGAAGGCAGCCCAAGTTTACTTGATACAATCATTCTTTCTCAGGTTTGTATTACCTGAGAGTTCATACAATCTTTATGAGTTATCATGGCACCATTTTTAATAGATGATTTTCTTTGTAACAGTGGGAGAACTTTGCTCAGAAGGGCCAGTTGGGATATGATGTTACTACTTGCGAACTTAAGGTGCTTCTTGGATCCCCCCTAATTCTTGTGTCCTAGATGAAAGTAACTTTAAACATTTGCTTGTGCATGTTGGATTCTGATACCCAAACGGCCAAACTAAAAAACACAAAACCAGAGATGTGAAATATAGTTTTATACATTTTATACGTAACCTCTTCCCTTCCTCAGTTTCCACAATCAAACTGCAGAGTGGCATGCTAATACCAAATATTCCTGCAACACCACCTACCAAATTGTTCACATTCCCACTAATTGCCACTGTTGCTGCCCTCATTGGAACAGTCTGCCTTTCCTGTGCTGCCAATCGTGATGGCTATGGGGGGATAGTACGGATGGGGATGTTAGGAAACATAGCAGTGGGAAATAAGAGAGAAAGGAGCAGGAAAGATTCGATGAATAATAGTGGTTGCCACTTATAGTTATCCACATCTTAAAGCACATAACTATTTCATCTTAGGTGGCAGAAGTTTAACTTTGAAGAAATATTGCGATTCTAGAAGTGTAATCAACCAACCAACATTTTTTTTCTGCCAGACATACCATTGACAGTCTGTTAAGCTTATGTATTTCCCTTTCAAAAGGCTTATTAAGCCATCAATCCTGTTAATGATATGCCCTGAGCGTGACTGGAATAATTGGTTTTGAATGGTTGTACAGGTCATTGAAGGTCAAAGGGATTTTGTTATTCAGATGAATGATAAATGGAATTCATTTTCCCTCATGAAATATGACAAGTTCGGCCATCCTTTCGGATGCTTGAAGCCAAATTCTGCTAGAAGCTACGAGGAATTACTTTTGTGCATCGCAGAAGGAGAAAATAATGAACCGGAGGTTGTTCCTTCGATTACACCCCCAAACAATGGAGTACTGCTGATTGCGAATGTACGCACCTTAACCCCTAACCCCTCCCCAACCCTTTGTGAATGTGAATATAGATACAAGTGCTAGTTGCCATCTGCATCATGTTTTTCCATTTCTGATGGACATCTTTTCCTGAAGGCATATCCTGTTGAATATGGTCACATTTTCTTGGTCCCAAATGCAACTAATCAGCTATCTTCCTTTTGGGATAAAAGGATGTTTGGGCTGATTACAAAGATTGCCTCTGAAGTAAACAGTGCAGCGTTCCGGGTTTTCTTTGATGATGGTACATCTATTGTGCCAAAGCACATGTTTTTTCAGGTAATACCTTCTAGTTCTAGTGCTTAATGTTTTGAACTTACTCCAAAGTACATTACTATTCACCTGCCATGTGCTATACAGACCTGAATACCCAATATAATGGGAGCACTCATTTAGTTGTCTGGTGGTCTCATCTTCACTAAGCATTCGACTATAGGCATGCACTTTGTGCTGTA comes from Triticum aestivum cultivar Chinese Spring chromosome 5B, IWGSC CS RefSeq v2.1, whole genome shotgun sequence and encodes:
- the LOC123110372 gene encoding GDP-L-galactose phosphorylase 1, translating into MVSATKLEGGYCFHSKNSPLDQPEGVKIHLYRLGIEQCEHDTLKSFACAGEGSPSLLDTIILSQWENFAQKGQLGYDVTTCELKVIEGQRDFVIQMNDKWNSFSLMKYDKFGHPFGCLKPNSARSYEELLLCIAEGENNEPEVVPSITPPNNGVLLIANAYPVEYGHIFLVPNATNQLSSFWDKRMFGLITKIASEVNSAAFRVFFDDGTSIVPKHMFFQACYFANPLPVESSSTVALYDGATRSGICVSEIVDYPLKALVFTSTNVNTLVDVVSEACLALHENNTVHSLMMSNNGRNVFLFPQVKNLVTGCCLSAWECCGYFVYHTKVDFDRASETGISNRMASFSFQDGDFEDLKKLCCAIADSLVT